Within the Micromonospora citrea genome, the region CTGGGTGATCTGGCCGAGGTTCGCGGTCGCCATCTGGAAGGACCCGCGCTCCTGGTCCACCGGCACCGTCGGCGACTTCCCCGCCACCGGGTTCCTCTGGGTGCACGCCCTGCTGATCGCGGCGTCGCTGGCCATCGGCACCACCGTCGGCGTGCTCGGCGTCCGCGGCTGGCGGGCCGCCCGGCGTGCCGCTCCGTCGGCAAACGCCGCTGACCAGGCAAGATAGTCGGGCGATAATGGTGTGACGGGGGACGCTACCCCCGGATTTGACGTTCAAACCCGCAGACGCGTAACTTTCTCTCTGCCAGCGCGGAACGGGGCAAACAGGGCGAAGGTCCTGGAGCGCCGAGCCGGACTGGTGCCGGGCCTAACAGGAGGTCGACTCCTGGGCGGCGCGGGCCGGGCGGGGCCCGCCGGATCTGCCGCGAGGCGGATTTGGCGGAGCGGAGCCGACCGGGTATGGTTCGACGCCGGCAGGAAACCGGGCGAGCTCGCGGGAGTTCCGCAGAGCGGCCGGTCTGCCAAATCCGACGACCTTGCGCAGCGGTACACCGCTGCGTGTGTGCGTCGGGGCCGATCCGCACGAAGCGCGACAGACCGGTACATACGGTTTGACACGGCGGAGACGGTGAGGTAACGTAGTAAAAGTGCCCGGCGCGAAAGCGGCGGGAACATGAACGAAATGCCCCGGGTCGGGGGCTCCACGGTGTGGGGTTTCCGGGCGGTGTGTGGTTGTTCTTTGAGAACTCAACAGGGTGCTTGATAAGCCAGTGCCAAATTGTTTATACCCCGGACTGGTCAGGCTTTGGTTTGGCTGGTTTCGGATTCCTTTGGCAACACTTTTTGTTGTCGGGACAGTTTTTCAACAAGTTTTTGTTGGAGAGTTTGATCCTGGCTCAGGACGAACGCTGGCGGCGTGCTTAACACATGCAAGTCGAGCGGAAAAGCCCTTCGGGGTACTCGAGCGGCGAACGGGTGAGTAACACGTGAGCAACCTGCCC harbors:
- a CDS encoding SCO4848 family membrane protein, producing MGTALAYSAAMVLSRGWALFLTGVGIWTWVIWPRFAVAIWKDPRSWSTGTVGDFPATGFLWVHALLIAASLAIGTTVGVLGVRGWRAARRAAPSANAADQAR